The genomic DNA GCACGCTATGGCTTTGGGCAAATGGTCGTCATTTTATAAAAGAGGTAGACTTCTTTTGTCAACTGATTGACAATTTTTAGCAAGTCAACAGTTTTGAGAAAAAAGTCGGCATTATATAGTTAATGTTGATAGATTTTGAATTTAACACAAAAACAATCAAGAGTTGAACTTTGCCCTATTAACAATTCAAGAGAACGGTCGACTGTTTTTGTGAAAGGCCAAAAACGGTTGACAGTTTTAACAAACCGGTCGACCGTTTTGCTTTGTTTCGATAGCCCAAAACTCAAAGGCACAAAACGGTCGACAAATTTTCCTTTAAATAGAGTGTTCAtgatatggaaaatattttaacacTCTCTacacatttgatttcaaaatacatataaaagatTTTGCATACATTGAAAGCATATTTATCCTTTGGCATTTATTGGAttgatcattttcaattttcaaatataaaatattattcattttcaaatgccaaatatataaagtttttcatcatcaaaacattatcaaaggcaaaacaacaAACCAATGGATGGACATCTCTAAAAGAAAACCACTACGAAAGCTGGTTCTCGGAAAGAGAGGTCTTTCAAGTTAATGTTCTCCAGAAAAGAGCAATAATCATTAACGATAAATCTTGGTCTGTATATTTGTGGCTAGTGGGTTTTGATCTCATTAATCCAAACATGCTGTTCTTTAGCATTCTTTATTGCAATCCTAACCATAGTGGAGCTGGTCGAACTGAATTTGCTTTAATGCCAAATTTGTGTTACAGCTTTACAAAACTCGTGAGGAGAAATATCTGCTTGATCTTCAGAGGGTCCAGGGCCCGCAACTTTTATTCCTGGATCTTTGTGCTGCTTTCCTTGCTCAACTCCGGGTTCTCTAAAAGGATAAGCCAGACGAGCTGGAGGCCTATGGTTAAGTGAATCTTGGGCTTCTTGTGAAGGATAACTTAATGCTGTATATAACCTGTCTCTGTGGTCAGTTTATATGCTCTGCGAGCAAGTTATTTTGAACTTGCAACTTTTGTTTTGCTTAATTTTAATGATGCCTAGGttcatttgaatttcttttatatgatgGAATGGCATCACCTTctgttcttttccttttctgttgTCTGAGGCAATGTGGAAGGTCTATAATTGATATCCTTCTCGTGCGAGCTATCTTCAGGATTAATTTATCTCAGTGGGGTGAAAATTAGTTCGACTTCATAGGTTTAACGTTATTATCAGAAGCAAGATTATGGTGTAAGCAAAAATTTAACTCCCACCGCCACTATTGGTCCCACAGCTACTGCCATCGTTTCTCAAATCTGCAACCCCCCTGTAAAACCCTCAGCGTCCTTTTGCAAGCCACACCCTCGTTGCTGTCCTCTTTGAAGCACACCAATGACtgttatttttgtgttttattttttaatttgaagttttaaatttatttttaattttgtgttttgaatgtttatttggagattagggaaAATGCATTGTTTttgtaattctaaaaaattattttttaaaataaaaaattaaaaaaagaaacatttattttagaattttaaaaaattattttatgatattttattcaaagtaAAATGTAaacattttttagtaaattataaatttgattcaaagattttaaattgATTAACTAGTGATAATTGATAATTCAACCATATGTATATGATGCATTAAAATTGTAGAGTGCTTATAAACCATTGAAATTACAGAATTCTAAAAATGTTAttggaaagaaaaattaatggagaaatgtcaTATACATATTAGTTTAGTATTCaaaccaaacaaaacaaaaaacctTGCATATATATTCTGATTTCCTTCATTACTGTTGCACAAGATTATTATAGCCACATTGAGGTTATAAACCATCAAGTTAAatcttaattctaaaattaaaactaaacctCAAATCTAAAACTTTAAGAGGAGTCACAGGGGGGGAAGAAATCGTAGAAGGAAGAAATGATTGGCAAAGGCGAGGTGAGGTCGCAATTCTAATGGCAGTGATGGTTGGAGATAGACGATGATGGGGATCTGGTTGGAGATGAACGACGATAGTCGGAGGCGACGAATTTGGGTTGTCAGTTGCGGTGCGAGGGGAGCAATAAGGGGCGGTTGACGACGATAGTTTGGCAAATCTAGCTTGTCAATCGTGATGCTCAATCGTTCGATAGTTGAACAATAGGGGGAGGTCGACAACAGCTCGCAGCAGTGATGGCAATGGTAGGCGTGGTCAATAGCTGAGcctagaagagaagagaagagagaaaaaagagaaaaaaaaagagagaaggaaaagtTGAACTTGGATTTCAGTCTTTAAGAGGATGGAGAGTATTTTTCACGTTTTGAATTCGAAGAGTGTGTTTTGGCTAAAAATAGCCAAAATGTGATTTCAGCGTTTTGagttttgtatataaatttttcTCGTGTTTtggaaaatgtatttttgaaaatgggtaattaaaaacattttgagtgttctgaaaaattgaaaatagaaaacggCATGAAAATAGCAATGAAAACAGGGTTTAAATGTTTCTCAAATTGTTTCTTGCAAATGGATCTATCCATCATTGGCATTCCTCAGTCACTGGTGTCGGGATCTCTATTCTCTCCCTCACCATCAGACGCCCTAGTTCACCAATCCCTCTTGGCCAGAACCCTAAATCGATCCTCTCTATTATTTCCCTCCTAACCATGACACGCCCTTGTTCCTCAATCCCTCTTGGCCAGAACACAAAATTGATCCCCTTCCAGATACATCCCTCGCCTTGTTAAATCTTAATTCTCATGGCCAGAACCCAATCTCGTCCTCCTTCCAGATTAGGACTTGGTCCAACCTTAACCCTCCACATGGAATCCCTCAAATTGACTCTATTCATGACTCGTGGTGGCTCTCATGCCAATCATGGTGATTCATAAGGAAGCTAGTTTCGTTCAGACAATACAACCATGGGATCCAGGGATAGTTTTGATACCTTGGTGTCTACACTCAGGCCTTAACTCGAATAGCATTGTAATTAAGCTTGGGAGTTGAAGCCCAGCATCAGCGATTAGTGGTCTCATTGAGCCATTGGGCTGATCCGTTTCCCATTACAATGGTTTTAGAGCCATGCTGCAGTGATTGTAGCGTCAACATCTCCTAGAGAGTGCATGGACTTTCTTAGGTCATTATCATCCATTTTTAGGGATGTTAGAGCTATTTGTAGCTGCCTCTTTTGGACGTTTGTCTAGGTTCCTTGGATTGTTAATGGATTGGTGATTGGAGTTGGTTTTTGAGTGCAGGGCTAGGCGATGATGAAGTGACTGCAAATGAATTGATCTATAAGTTTTATCTTCCTTTGTAGATCTATTCCCTTTTATTTGCTCTTTGTACTTGTGGAATATTGTTGgctatatttttttagttattttttttatcttcctcCGTTCTTATGGTTGCAGTCCCATAGGATCTGGATTGTGTAATGCCTTTGGCTGGGTTTCTTTCTTTAATGTTTACTTagcaagaaaataaaagtaaataactCACATGCAAGAAAACAGCAAAAGAATCAAACACTATTAGCACACGATATATATGAAAACTTGAGTAACCTATTAGTATAGCCAATGAGAGTTTCTAAAGAACTATTTTCTGTCTTGAGATTCTCCCAGTATACAACAAAAAGAAAGTGGCAATAATCCCAGGAAAGTGGTATGCAGAACAGGGCAGTTGATGATATTTATTGTTGAAAATTAAATCCTGGAGCTGTAGAGCTAGAAGCCTCAAATTTTCCAACTCTTTATCACATCTATTGCCATCAGATAAATGATCCTTGCTTCCCCTCAGTCCCAATTGATAAAATCTCTTGAACATGTAAAGTAAAGTTACATGCAATCCAGACCCTAAGTAGGATTGCCGCCTTCTATGTTGAAAGGAAACATTAGCACAAGATAGAGCATTTAATTATCTTTGTTAGCTCATCCATTAGATCATGAAATGTCTACTAgtcaattaacaaaacagataGGTGGGAGGTCAAGGGAGCTCCAGAGTGAGAGCTCACCATCAGACGATCCCATTTCCATAGTTGAACTTTGTTCACCTTCCTCCTGTTCGTTTGTTTTGCCTTCCAATATCATCTCCTCTTGCTTCTTGTTACATGCATTCCTGAGACTGGTCAAGTGATCAGAATATCCTCTGGGGTTGACACTCTTCGAGCCAAGCTTCAACCTTAGACACTCCGGTATACCATTGAATGCATAGAGCGAAGCTGAGAACTTGCGCTCATATTTCATCCTCTTCATTGCCTCTCCAAGCATGGAGGATGGTTCATCCCCACAAAAATCCTGTTCCAGAGGTTCTGCTATCTCTTCAGCAATCTCAAAAGGAGAGTAGTAACATGGTGATCCAACTTCATCTACAAACTGCAAATCCCCAACCCCTAGATCACTCCCCTCTTCTTCGTCATCTTCTATTTCTCCCGCTCCACGATTTCCATCAACACTATATGACTCTGCTGGATCACTGCAGGCATGCTCAAAATCCGGCTTCTCTTTATCAGTTAAACACGACTCAAAACTTGTAGTTGTGTAATCATCAGTATTAATACCAGTGTTGGTGATCATGTTGTCAATGGAGTAGTCTTCAGGATCATTCAGGAAATCAGTGAATTGAGCATCAGAAATATCTGAAAGGTCAGGTACTTCGTCTCTGAATGCCTGTTTCTGGTGTTGGCTAATAGGTAGTGCAGTAGTAGTAGATGAAGCAACTAAAGAATTGTTTGTTGCTTTAAGCCTATGGAGGAGAAGGTTAGTGATCTTAGAGGGAAGGGCTGGAGTTGAAGAATATGTAGGAGAAGGCGACCAGAAATTTGTGCGAGTGTTGGCGCCTCGAAGCAGGCAAGCAGCCTCATCATAGGCCCTTGCCGCTTCTTCTGCTGTGTCAAAAGTGCCTAACCACACCCTGATCTTGTGAATGGTGTCCTTTATCTCAGCCACCCATCTGCCTGATGGCCTTTGCCTAACCCCAACAAATCTCTTTCGAGCTCGCCGGGCTGCGCCCAGTGCTGCAGCTTCAGCAGTCTCCTTTACCATCTCCTCATCCCAGCAGGCCAAGTTTCCTTGTTCAGAGTTGTTATCCTCAGCTCCTTCACTGGGCTTTCTCTTCCTAGCCATTTATTTACTTGCTCTGGTTTTGGTTCTTCCAATGGTGCCACTGCCAGAAGCcgcacaatatatatatacacacacacaaacagagagagagggaggaagaTCCTCTCAAATGAAAGTACAGAGCTGAATTAGTCTTTAATGTTTGTTCGCACTTATTTGTTCTCGTTTTTTTAAGCTTCATATATCAAACCATTTGGATGCCCCTCATATcattcatatacatatacacacacgcacagATGCTTTGACCCAGCCAAAgggtttatttattatttctactatttttttctctttcatttatttatttattattaccaTCTTTATTAATTTGCTTTCTCTTCTTATATGAGGCTGACAAGTGgtgaataattatttaaactgTGTTGAAGGGATCAAGCATAGAAGTCATCAGAGTGTGGAAAGTGACTAATTTtgctttctcttatttatatgtTACACTTTTAGCAATATTCAACCAAGAAAGGGTTTATTATATGGCCTGGGTAATGTTAACCATTGttttaataaatgtatatttattgtaCCTTGATGATTACTCTAATGGTAACGGTTAGCATTATATGGGATGACAATGGACAAGTTAATTAACTTTGGGTATCTAACCATAAATATAATAAGGATTTTCATGATCAAATGCTAAATGCCAAAGTCGTTGCTGTTAAATGTCAAGAAAAACGGCTATTCCAAAGCCCCAACCCAGACAATAAGCACGCCCAAAAGCCTCCTGAGCTGACACTGACAGGTTCCaggttttatttgttttgtttaaacCGAGTGATTAGTAtaactaattattttctttcgatTTATATATCTCTACGCATTACGCGGAGATAACGACGTTAATTATACATCtaaaaagaagatttaaaagggtaatttatttaagaaaaatattgcTTGTACAAATAATTGGGTTACTAAGAGGATGATCGAATgtgtcaaaatttaaaaatgtcttcACCTAATTTGTCACTGCTGCGTCTGGATGAAACTCGATCCGGCTTCACGAAGCAAGCTCGATTGGGCTTCATCCTATGATGAAGCCTAGAGGTGGCAATTCGTGTTGGTGGGTCGTAATCGTGTCATAtcgagacacacgtataacacgtaTCAGGCTAACCTGAATacgacccgtttaataatcatgtcaaattccttaaacccaaatacgacacgtttattaaacgtgtaacacaACATGACCTGTTTAACCGatttaactaaacgtgtcgtgtcgtgtcacctgttaacctgtttaatttaaacgggtcgtgttgcgtcacctgttaaacgtgttatttagttttaaacgtgttatttcgtgtataattATGTTAACTTGTTCAAATCTAtccactaacccttttaattaaatgtgtcatttcgtatataattgtgttaacgtgttcgggtcaacccgttaacacgtttaattaaacgtgtcatttcgtgtctaaacgggttagacGGGTTGACCCGTCTAAGACACGAATATAATCATGTCATAAGCGGGCTGACTCGTTTATGACTCGAACCCGATTAACCCCAACCTTAACCCGCTTAACTCAGTGTCGTGTAATGGGTTGTGTCCAAAATTGTCAGCCCTAATGAAGCCCAGTTGAGCTTCATGATTAATGAACCCTAATAATTGATGATGAAGTTTAATTTATGAAGTCTAGTCGGACTTCATCATCGGATTATGTTCAATttaatcatcaaatttgtacatcTTACATTTCATCAGTACATGTAGCATGGTTATTTATTTAAGGGGGTACGACagaataaaagtatttttgtgATACAAAGAGTTCAGTAGGCTAGCCCAACCCAAGTAACCACTTTCATGGGCCCAGCTATTTGGGCCTCCCAGGCAGATTGTTCTTACGGCCCAAATAGTATAAAAAAACATTTGATAATGATAGttgtaaaatgcaaaattatCAATTTGTTTGATGTTTTTAAGAATTAGAATATATGATGGTTTTTGTAGCACCACATTCGCAGTCCTCTCTTTCAACTTATCTGGATGAATAATTCAGgcatatttaaatttcaataaatcgaatagtgtttgtttgtttggttGGTGGTTGTGTTGCTCAAAACTTTCTCATCTTTTTCATTATCGGTTTCCCACCAACCAAACAAGGAACTCTGTAAGGGAACCCCTGCCTTGTTGTCCAGAAGCCTTCTGCCCTCTAAatttggtgattttttttttttttttgtaaaataaaagtaTTATGCTTACTGTTTTTACAGCCAAATAGTAACAAATATTTAATCTATTCACCATCGCTATATAATACAAACAAACACAGTTCTGAAATATCCCTcgtctatttattttatttcctagtaAGTTTTCATCAATATTTTAGTATTCAAaactatattttaattcattaaaaattagcTTAAACACATGCGTTcttctttaataattaaaaattattacagGTATTTCTCATTCTACTCTGTGTGAATTGGACTTAATGTAGTGATTTGGCCCAAATGCTCAAGGCCCAGTAAGAATCGAACTGAGCTCGTCAAAGCGAGCTCAGATAATGTTGAAGCCTAGGATCAAACGTcggaaccaagcgagctcccgaTAGCACCTCTAACTCGTCAGCGTATTCGGGGAGGCCCCAAGCTATGTTCTGAGCAAGTTCCCAGCGATCTCCATAGCTCGTCGGCTTAGCCTGTCAGCTCGCATTGTAGAAGGGGCGTGTCGCGGCATATCGGCAGGCCAATGGCCGCCCTGACCGGACCCTTTAGGCCCATTCCCTCGGCCTATTTGGCCGGCTcatgccagtcccatcctggccttctggcaacaacatcattacagtcgCGCCTGGGTTTCCGAACATccacctcagatcccatcctcattaatgaagGTCTCGTTGACACCTCGCTGCAACAGGGACGCCCCCGTTGGCTATTCTATCCCATCGCCTGTACAAGTACAGAGCATGCAGAGAAGCTTCTACTCATATATATGGACCAGCCTTTTTGAGGGTCGAGGTATGTATTCTTTTTCGTCAACTGACAAACACCCGATACATTTGCTTGCTCGCTCACTAACTTGAGCTTCGGAGTACCTTACAAGGACGGGCTGGTGGCTCAGCAAATCGGACCGGATACCTCACTATTCCTCTCTCGGATCTACCATATCAGTGCGGGCCTACAAATCTCCgtcgaccaattccgaacgttaacattttggcgctagaagaAGGGCCCGCTCTGGTAAAACATCGGTAAAACATCAATGCCGAAAACTAGAAACACAAGAGGTTCCAGAGCAACGACCAACCGACTTGCGAATCATGCCGACCTTATGCTGGAGATTTCACAAGCTGGGGGAGTTGTGGTGTCCACCTCCATGCCTCCTCCAATCGAAGCCATCCATGGAGTCCCTTCGCGGTGCCCCTACCCACCCGTGACTCCACCACCGACGCGGGAGTAACACAGATGTGGCAGCAATGTCAAGAAACATTGGAGAACACTGTCATGCAGCTCGTTAATATAGTAAAAGTGCTAGCGCAAACGCAAGTCCAGACAGCACATGCGCAGGTGACTGCCTCTCGACCTATAGGTGGAAGACCCTCTCTAGAGGAAAGAAAAGTTAGAAAGGACACGCGACGAGTTGGCTCGATCCGCTCCTCCAACCTACACTCTCAAAGGGCGGAAGAGCGGCGATGCTATGATGGGGAGTCGGGGGTGCACCTCACCAAACAAAGGACCGGTGCAAGCCCTTGCAgaaatcaccacaaatacatcCATGGAGGAAATTGCCGACTTGAGAATCCACGACGTGGGGATTCCTCGGTCGGGATCAGCAGTAGCCATGGCACCCACCGCGACTCCTCTGATTGTGAGAATAGGGGGCGACCTCCCCCGCAAGACCGCCATCACTCAGGACAAGTTTTCGCACGGGAAGAACAACTCCCCACCGGGCGTTCGACGAATCAGGACCCCATAGTGGGGGAACTACTGTTGAGAATCCAACAGCTGGAGGCCAGGCATGAGGCGTACGATCGGAGGGAAAGCCTTGAAGAAAGGACCCCGTTCTCTAGGGAAATCGAGCTGGAGCCCCTTCCCCGCAGATTTAAGGTCCCTAGCATCCCTTAgtataatggggacagcgacccctttGACCACCTGGACACTTTCAATGTCTAGATGGACCTACAAACCTCCAGTTCATTGGCCAAATGCCGAGCTTTCCCTGCGACCTTGGGAGATATCCCCCGGGCGTGGCTAAGGAGACTTCACCCTGCAGTATTTGCAGTTGGGAGGAATGccaaaagaaatttatagaTCAGTATAGGTCGCTCCAAAGGCAACTCGCTCCAACATGCCACCTCGCTACAGTATTCCAACAGTCTGGCGAATCTTTGAAGGATTACCTAGAAAGGTTCAGGCACAAAGTGAATAATATCAAGAGCCTTTCCGATGAAAGTATCCCGACCGCGATCTCCGTCGGGCTCCGGAAGGATGGGAAACTCTACGAAAGCATTTACAAGTCCCCGGTGAAAGACCTCGGTGAATTTTACGAACGAGCTGCGAAGGAGGTCTGGTGGGAGGAAGCATTCGGCCTAAAAAAGCCGAGCAACTAGAAGAAGGGGGCAGAACACACCGGCTAAAGCAAGAAGAGGGCTGATGAAGACTCTCGCAAGGAGGGTCGAGGATGAAGCCCCAACGATCAGGCGGCAAAAGGCGAGGTTCGAGTAGGGGGTTGAATGACCAGCATGCCGAGGTCGGTATGAAAGTTACAGTATCTTATATGACTCCCAAGACATGATCTTCGCCACAGAATGCAACAAGGAGGATTTCGGAAGGCCTAACCCTCTAAAAACTCTCAACAAATACAGAACTAAGAGAAAATTCGGTGCCTATCACAACGAAGTGGGGCACACCACCTCTGAGTGCTAGGCTCTGAAAGATGCAATTGAAGAACTTATTAGAAGGGGTCGGCTACGTGACTGTGTGGTGCGTCCTAGAGATCAACAGCCCAAACATCCGGCTCAACAAAGTCCTCACCGAGCTCCCGAGCAGGACCAAATACCTACGGTGAGAACTATCTTTACTATCCATTGAGTGCCCCATATCGCAGGAACTTTTAACAGGTCGGACGAGTGATATGTTTGGGAAGCCGTCCACCTTCTGTTTGTCAGGGATGGCAGCCAAGAAGGACCTTCCAAGAAAGCCAAGATAGCTTTGGAAGACGTCTCTTTCACCAAAGATGATTCTAAAGGCGTACACTGGTCGCACAATGACGCCCTTGTGATCCGAGCTCGGATTGGTAATATGGAAGTACGGAGGGTCATGGTCGACACAGGTAGCTCGGTGAATGTCATGTACAAGGGATGTTTCGACTAAATAGGGTTAAGGCCGGACCAGCTGACATCCTCTCTGGAGCCACTACACGGGTTCACTAGCGATGCAGTAATCCCGAAAGGACGTATAAGGCTCCCATTAACAATTGGGGAATCAGACCTCCAGGCCACGACAATTGCGGACTTCCTCATCATTGACGGTCCTTCCGCTTACAATGTCGTCATGGGTAGGCCCGCCATGAACAACCTGGACCTAGTTGTTTCAACCAAGGCCCTGGCCATCAAATTCCCGACCCTGAAAGGGACCGGTTGTGTGAGTGGCGAGCAGCATTTAATGAGGCGCTGTTACGAGGAAGCATTAAAAATAGGgctcaaaggaaaaaagataaatatggtTTCCGAAGGGAAGGCCTGAGTTGTCAATGGCCAGGGAGTTAGCCACGACCTAGACCCACGCGACGTGGATTGCAACCAAGCCGCCAGCCCAGCGGACGAGCTAGAAGATGTTGCAGTCAGTAGCTTAGACGTTGAAAGGCACCTCCAGGTGGGCAAAGGTCTCTTCctcgaggtaaaatcccaactgaCCGAATTCCTTGAAACAAATCTGGACGtgttcgcatggaaccacgaagatatggtgggaatagaCCCAAGGATAATGCAACATCGGCTCAATGTCAACCCCAACCATAAGTCGATTCgtcagaagaggaggccaataaCGGCTGAGCGGTATGCGACCTTGAAGGAAGAAGTAGACAAGCTCTTAGCCAGCGGATTTATCCGGGAAGCCCAATACCCGACATGGGTGGAAAACTCGATCTtggtgaaaaagaagaataggAAGTAGAGAACTTGCATTGACTTCACTGATCTAAACAAAGCTTGCCCAAAAAATAGCTTCCCCCTGCTAAGAATtgaccagctcgtggatgcaacggccGGCCACCAGCTTCTgagcttcatggatgcctattccgGGTACAATCAGATCCCTATGAACCCCGACGAGGAAGAGCATACCTCTTTT from Diospyros lotus cultivar Yz01 chromosome 4, ASM1463336v1, whole genome shotgun sequence includes the following:
- the LOC127799804 gene encoding uncharacterized protein LOC127799804, whose protein sequence is MQLKNLLEGVGYVTVWCVLEINSPNIRLNKVLTELPSRTKYLRDGSQEGPSKKAKIALEDVSFTKDDSKGVHWSHNDALVIRARIGNMEVRRVMVDTGLRPDQLTSSLEPLHGFTSDAVIPKGRIRLPLTIGESDLQATTIADFLIIDGPSAYNVVMGRPAMNNLDLVVSTKALAIKFPTLKGTGCGVSHDLDPRDVDCNQAASPADELEDVAVSSLDVERHLQVGKGLFLEVKSQLTEFLETNLDVFAWNHEDMVGIDPRIMQHRLNVNPNHKSIRQKRRPITAERYATLKEEVDKLLASGFIREAQYPTWVENSILLVDATAGHQLLSFMDAYSGYNQIPMNPDEEEHTSFMTDWGLYCYKVANHVSDLGEAFQVLRKYQMKLNPLKCSFGVAFGKFLGFMVNERGIEANPEKIRALLDMQSPTKTKKVQSLNGQVATLSSFVSKSSDKSIPFFKVLKKANRFEWTEEWETAFQ
- the LOC127800157 gene encoding ethylene-responsive transcription factor ERN1-like, with protein sequence MARKRKPSEGAEDNNSEQGNLACWDEEMVKETAEAAALGAARRARKRFVGVRQRPSGRWVAEIKDTIHKIRVWLGTFDTAEEAARAYDEAACLLRGANTRTNFWSPSPTYSSTPALPSKITNLLLHRLKATNNSLVASSTTTALPISQHQKQAFRDEVPDLSDISDAQFTDFLNDPEDYSIDNMITNTGINTDDYTTTSFESCLTDKEKPDFEHACSDPAESYSVDGNRGAGEIEDDEEEGSDLGVGDLQFVDEVGSPCYYSPFEIAEEIAEPLEQDFCGDEPSSMLGEAMKRMKYERKFSASLYAFNGIPECLRLKLGSKSVNPRGYSDHLTSLRNACNKKQEEMILEGKTNEQEEGEQSSTMEMGSSDGELSLWSSLDLPPICFVN